Part of the Lolium rigidum isolate FL_2022 chromosome 6, APGP_CSIRO_Lrig_0.1, whole genome shotgun sequence genome, TTGACATCCCTGCCAGGCTGCGCCGTTCATGGCTAGCTTTACGGAAAGGAGGCAATGGCCATTCCGCTTTATGCAGGCAAAGTCGGGGCCTCTTGTGTCTTCTAGGGTGCCTCAGTGCTCGCGTGACCCCCTTTAGATTCATCCCTACGCAGTTCGCCCGGTGGAGGAGTCTTGCACCGCGTCTCCTGGAGCCTGAAGCTCATCCTCGCGAAGGGGTAGCTCGCGAGGGGTCTCTGCCCTCCTGGCATCGCAATGTCTTGAAGTCCTCGCGAGGGGTGCTCTCAAGGGGCTTTACTCTCGCGAAGCCTCTAGTCCTCGTGGAGGGGTTGCACCTTCTTACCTCGTAGATGGGCAGTTGCACTGGCCCAGTATAGGGTGGACCGTGGTAACCCCGGTGCCACTACACTGACAGTAGCCCCTGGGAGCCTAGCCCGCTCGGGCCAGACGCGAAGGGACAGGGACCCCAAATGCTACAGCCCCAGCGGTGGCACGTGGCGGAGCGTGCAGTTGCTAACACGCGTCTTCAATCCTGGCCACATAGGCCAAACGACAGTTGGTGGAGGGCCCTTGGATTCGCCTTGAGCGGGGAAACGTCGCGTCCAATCGGTGCTCCGGGAACCGCTCTCACGCTCTTAAAGGATGTCAAAAGCagggttttttttcttctttgtcGTCTTCTCCGTCGCTGCAGTTCCActtctcctcttctctcctccatCTTCCCTTCTGTTGACTCTCGTTCGCCGCACCCATGGCGCCCAAGTGGAGGCTAGAAAAGGCCTCCACATCCGAGCCTGCCGTCGGCCCTCGGCTCCTCTACAATGCCCTTGATGCGGGGTCGCGGCCGGACCCGCGGGAGCAAGAATAAGCCCTTGTTAGTGCCGCTCGCGGACGCCGGAAATTCCGTGACGAAGCGCGGCCATGGCCATCGACAAGTTGCCCGCGGGCATCCACGTCGGTGGTGGCGGTGCCCTTGTAGGCCACGCGCCCTCGCTGTCGGCGGCCGATGGAATGTTCACTGATGTGAAGCCACCCATGGCGGTTGCCTGGAAGTCTGGGTCTCTGTGGCTTGGGCTCTCCCATGAGTTCGTCGTTGGCATCACATAGGCACATCTGGTTAAGCTGAAGCTCTAGAGCGACCTGGACGCTGCCTTCTCCAGGTACGAACAGGTCTACGCCTTTGTGGGGGAGACCAGCCTGCGCCAGGTGACCATCCGCGATGGCGACAGAGAATTGTACCTTATGGGAATTGGAAGGAATTTACTGCCCACTAAAAGATCGAATGGGGCCCTCCTGGTGATCCACCATCGGGAGGAAACCTACCATTTCACCGTCAAGGTATTCGGTAGCAGGTCTACTATGGGCCGACAGACGTCTAGACCTCGACGACTCCGTCCTCCTAGACGTGTTTGCTTCTCTAGGCTCCGGGTGGCGATCCCTTTTGCTTTTCGTCCATCGTATGTAAATCCTCGACAGTCCAGGCCATGCCTGCGAGAGCACTTTGGCTTGTAATGAACATGCCATTTCCTTGCTCGCTCTGCTTCTTGTTATTGCTCCTAACTATCCCTTTGTGTTACCATCCATCATCCGAGTAGGAGTACAAGCATGCAGGGGTATAGGTCCAACCTCGATGGGAAGGCGTTGATTTCAAACGTGCCTTTCCTGAGCGTGTCCATGGGTCGCCCGTAGCTGATAGCCACGCCGGGCCTACCAAGGTGAGCGGACGCTTGGTGAGACATCGCCGCGGAGGTATCTCGCACGGGAAGGGGTCATTGAGATGAGCCCCGCTGGCACCAAAACATAAGGGCCTTGTCCTACAACCCTTAGTGCGAAGGCATCCACGTAGCGAGAAGGCCGAACCATTCAGAAGATGTACCGTCGTGGAGAGGGGACTTCCTCGCGCAGATGGAATTAGTCCTCGTGGAGAGGCTTCCTCGTAGAAAGAGGGAATAGTTCCCGAGAAGGGACTTCCTCGCGAATAGGGAATTAGTCCTCGCGGAGAGGCTTCCTCGTAGAAAGATGGAATAGTTCTCGAGAAGGGACTTCCTCGCGAAGAGGGAATCAGTCATCATGGAGAGGCTTCCTCGTAGAAAGAGGGCATAGTCCTCGAGAAGTAACTTCCTCACAAAGAGGGAATTAGTCCTCGTGGAGAGGCTTCCTCGTAGAAAGAGGGAATAGTTCCCGAGAAGGGAGTTCCTTGCGAAGGGGGAATTAGTCCTCATGGAGAGGCTTCCTCATAGAAAGAGGGAATAGCCAACATTCGATTGCAATGCCACCTCAGAGAGGCTTTCCTATGGCGTCATTCCCGCGTGGGGCTTCCTCATGAGAAAAAATTCTCGTGAGGGGATTGCCGGAGGAGACACCTTGTAGAGGCTTGCCTATGGTGTTACCAATGACGACTGCAATGCCCTACAAGAGTACACCTGTACGATCTTCCGAGAGGACAAGAAAGCACAAACTCCGCCAAACACGAAAGAACGTAACAGAAGCAAAGGAAATCTTGCAGCgcggtagcccccgagcctggcgTCTGGTTGCCCGCGCGCTCGTTGGCGTGGTGGAGAAACCGCTAGGCCTTGAAAGGAGTCGTCTGCGAGCGCCTTGGCGATGTGGGAGGGCACCGAAGGGCGAGTAGTGCCACCTCATGGGACCTAGAGTCGGTGACAGGCCCGACGAGGTGGGCCAAACGCCTGTCGTAGAAGTGATCCGCGGGATGCTAACGAAGCCTTATCACGCCGGGTGAGCCCCCAAGCCCCAAGACCCTACAAGGAGCAGCGGGCACGGGCAGATCATGCACTATTCAGCACGCGCATGGCCGCTGCCGCGTGAGGACTGGACCTTGCCAACCACATGGATCCATGCACACTAGCTTCTGGCATCCGCCTTGCTGATGGTGAACCCGAGGCACGCCAGATGTCGGGGTTTCATGTCTCGAGAGGAACACAATTACCTCGTCAAAACCCTTAGGTTATTGACCACGAGGGGTTGAGTCAACGCTCCAGGTGACCAATAGACATGGCATAGACGGGAAGTGGCAGCGGCAAGGCAGAGAGAGACACGGTATTACCCAAGTTCAGGCCCATCGTGGAGATGTAAAACCCCTTCGTCCTGCTTGTGTTGTATTCTTACCAAGTGAGTGTAGTGTTTACATGGTGGTGACTTGAGGAACTAGCCTAGTTCCCTATCTTATCTCCCGAGGTTGAAGAAGAGGGGATTAGAAAGGTATATGCTTGATGGAAGGATCTTTCTCTACTGGGCAGCAACCCCTCCTTTTATAGAGGTACCGACCCTCGTCCCCATGAAAACATGGGGGAGGGGCAACCACATGCGTTCCCAAGGAGGAGGCCAACTTTCCCTAACTACACATATGTAGACCAGGTGTACACCATGGAAGGGCTCCAGTCCACGGGAGTGGTTGTGGGCGATGTCGACATCCCTGCCACGTTGCGCCATCCATGGCCAGCATTACGAAATGGAGGAAACGGCCATGCTGCTTTACATAGGTAACATTGGGGCCTCTTCTGTCTTCTTGAGTGCATCACTGCTCGCGTCATCCACTTTAGCTTCATCCCTCTGCAGTTCGCCCTGCGGAGGAGTCTTGCGCTGCGTATCCTGGAGCCTGATGCTCATCCCTCGTGAAGGGATACCTCACGAGGAGTCTCTGCCCACCTAGCTGCGCTAAGTCTTGATGTCCTAGCTCGTGAGGGGCTTCACTCTCGCGAAGTCTCTAGTCCTCGTGGAGGGGTTGCACCTCTCCTTAACTCGTAGATGGGCCGCCACACGGGCCCAACAGTAGGTGTACCGTGGTACCCCGGTGCCACTACACCAACAATTTCTTCTCCTTTGCTTTGAGAATATATATGAAGATTAACTTCAACAAGAGTGAGGTGGTCATATTGTGAGTTGACCACCATGAGCATATCAGTATCACTAAGTTTCTTAACTTCAAGCTCAACAACTTTCCAATCACTTACCTGGGGATACCTATGAGCGACCGTTGACTGAGTCTTGAGGACTGAGAGTTTAACGTGGGTCATCAAGTTGACCCATTTCAAAGGAAGTTTATGTCATCCCTGCCAAGGCTAACTCTTACCAACTCATGCCTCTCGAATCTCCCCACGTGTGCTATGTGTCTTCACCGACTCTACAAAGGGGACTCACCCGTGAATGGACAACAATATAAGCAGGCTCTTTTGGGAAGGCGTGTGAGATGCTAGGAAATACGACCTTGTCAAATGGGCAACAATGTGCTCCCGTAAAGATGGGCAAGTCTGGGATCACCAATATTGATCTCATGAATCAGGCCCTCCTCtcgacgtggtggtggaaactctgCCAAAATGACCAAGGCCCGTGGGCTAGTCTTATCCGGGACAAGTACCTACGTAAAGGTGAGGTGCTCAACTCGCCTACCATGGTTGACGTGGGGTAACCATGACAATGCCCATGAGTGAtgggctagggtttcgggaaAGAAGCGTGATGATGATTTTCGATGGTGTACAAGCACAACACATGAGATTTACctagcttcagtcctccgatggagaaaccctacatgctacttagagcatctccaacaggcgcacaAAAAGGCGGCGCGCTACACCTCCGTTTCGCCGCGCGGTAAACGGATAGCGCGCGCTGCGCCGGTTTTTGCACCGCCGGACGCGCCAATatgcagcgcgtgcgcgggcgTTAAAAATGGTCCTCCGTCGTGCGCgctaaaatacagcgcgcgcgggcgcggaaaacagttTTCTACACTACTATGCATCTCACAAAGATCAAATACTCACACATAAATCATGAAATAAATAATCTACCATAATTTaaatggacacaaagtgcaacacacatcacatagttcaagacCGACACACAAGGCCGCTAGGGTTTGACGCACTGGGCGGCGGTGCGGcggaagcagcggcggcggagggtgggacggagtagggaggggtcggtggGCTGCTGGAGGGGCcgtccatcgtcgggattgcgccggcggccgcgcggagACGAGGGATTGGGCgctcgggcggcgacgcggaaggggaagtttcagcgcgggggtTTTCTCGCGCGTGGATGAGCGATGCCGTGCTCTGTAGTCGGCGCACAAAGTATGCCGCTCGAGATAGCGCAAACCGGCCCGCGCCCTAAAAAATTTACAGTGCCGCGCGGTTTGCAACGCCTGCTGGAGGGCCGATTTTTCTCCCGCGCGCTGCAAACCGgcagtttttatgccgcgcgggcgttttagcgcgcctgttggagatgctcttacatgctTGTATTAAGATGATAATTACAGGAAGTTACCGTAGAGGCGAAAGTGGTGACGATCTAGCAGATCCGCGTCTCTCTTGTCTGTCCTCTCTCCTGGTGGCCCCTCCTGGTTTTTTTAGGTAAAGCCAGGTCTCAGGTTAGCCAGTCCAGGTAGGGTTTGATGCATGCTGGCTTGATGTGAGCCTTAGAGAGCGTGTAGGCATCACATAGCTTTGGCGTGATGCTTCTCGCCTTGTATCTTGTGTTGACCTGCGGCCTGCGGGCATGGTTTCTCACTGGAAGTTCTGCGCGTGTTGGCCCGCATGCATGGTTTGTAACATCTAAACTTTTCTATGTCATActttggctttatatataaatcTAGGCTTAGGCGTTCCGTTTGAAAAGAAGATATGGAGAGTCGTACATCTTAAATATTGTCCCCCAACCTCTATGTCTAGTAATTTTGTAACCAAAACCATGCCAAGCTTTGCTATTTCTAAAAAATCCAGACTGGGACTCATGTACTCATGATGGGCTCCAAACAAGTAGTAATGTCAGCGCACTAGATAGGAAAATATAGAAGGGATATCGTATGATTTTGTCGCCCCCGTGTGTCGTCTCCGCGTGGTGGCCGGGGGTAAACCCTAGATCCCACCGCCCTCCCACCCCTCTTCTGTCCTCCTCCCTCGCCGCCTCCACGGGGGCACGCCCGGGCAAAGCcctggcggcgccggcgccggcaggGCATCTTCATTTCCCTTGGGTGGCGGGGTGGACGCGGTGGCGCACCTCTGGGCCAGGGCATGGCGTTGCGTCGGGGGCCATGGCGTTGGCACTCCGTTTCGGCCTGATCTATGTCGTGACAGGCGGCAAGGCGGTGATGCGCCTGGGTCGACGACCGATGGCCGTCTTCTTCAGGCAGTGAGGGCTGTGGGCGGCACGGGCTGGCGCCGTTCATCTCTGCCTCCGGTGGAGGtgatggcgtggtggtggtggggatcCAGGCTGATCCTCAGGCTGCATGTGCGGATTTGTGAGGCGGCCGGCCGGTGAGAGCCGGGCTCCGACATTATCGGAGCCGATGATGGCGGCATCCTTGgatgtcgttaccttgttgacggTGTTGTGACTGCATATCTCTCGCCTCTTGCCACATGTTTCGGGGGAAAtcctagatctgggtctcccggatcAGACGATGGCGACGCTATCAGTGTCGCTTACCCTCTGGGGGCATCGTCTTGGAACTCCTGATGCCTGGAGAGGTCTACTGGTGGAGCGGTGTTTCATCTGCAATGTCGACGGGGATGGGTCTCGGCGACGGGTGTGTGCTGGTGGGACGCGGGCAGGGAGGTCGTCGGCAACATGAATGACGAAGGTTGTGCAGACTTTTATCCTGAAGGTTGCTCGGCGGTTCGATGGAGGTGATGGCTTCTGTAGCATGTGCATGAGGTACTCGCTAAGAGTCTGCTAGACCGGATGTGAGCTCCCGTTTCACTTAGAGGGTGTCTCGGGATTTGCGATGTTCACGGCTCTTAGTTAATGATGGGTTTTTGTGTTTTCAGGGCAAAGGCCCTATTAGCATGTTTTTTCACTCATTGTCAGGTATAGGTGTTATGTGGTGGTTTTGGGGATCTTGATGCATAATCTTTATTAGACCTTTGCTAAATAAATTAATAAAGATGGCcatatgcatcaatcgatgcagaggctggggcatagcctccatttttttttttgattttgtaGCAATTGCCCTATATATGGATTCAAGCAAAACAAACGGTGATAGCTTATACAGATATACTCTGCTAATATCAAAGTGTGATCACTTACTGCAGTACTACCTATATGCTTGGAACCAAAGGTGACCTCACAATACAAAAATAACAGTACACACTTAGGATATGCATAAGAAAGAGAATTACACAAGTACTCGTACATATTTTCTTGCAACTAATTAAGGGAACCTCGTGATTCTTACAACAACAGATATAATACAGCTTGGCATACAAGTTGTTCAGACTGAAGCCCACTTAGCTGACAGCTGACTCACATTTGGCGGGATCGAATGAATGCGACAAGTTGCTCTGCAACTTGAGTCATTGTCGGCCGTTGATCCACATCAAGGTCAAGACACTTCATAGCGAGGTCTGTGAGACTATCAAGAAGGCCTACATCTGCTCCCACCGCGATCTCTGGGTCAAATAGCTCGGTCGATTTCATCCCTTTTTTGTGATTCTCAATAAAACTATTCACTAAGCTTGTATTGCTGGGATGAGTGGCCTTCTTCCTGCTGATGAGCTCTAGGATCACCACTCCAAAACTGTATACATCACTTTTTGCTGTCAACAAGCCTGTTTGCAGGTAAACTGGATCCATATAAGTCATATCACCGATGACTAAAGCAGTGTGTTCGTTGTCTCTTGCAATCAACCTTGATATACCAAAGTCTGAGATCTTGGGCACAAACTTGTCATCCAAGAGAATATTTGCTGGCTTAACATCACCATGCAAGATGACTGTATTGGCTTGTGAATGCATATAAGCTAGACCCTGTGCTGCTTCTGCAGCAATATTCATCCGCGCATCCAAACTGAGAGGCTTCTTCTCCCCACCATGAAGAATGTCATCCATGCTTCCTTGTGATATGAACTCGTACACTAACATGGGGGTGTCCACTTCCAGGCAACAACCTATGAGCCTAACAATGTTCTTGTGGATAACTTTAGACTGGATGATGATTTCATTTGTAAATTGGTCACTCTCCATCTGGTTGCCACGAACCGGTTTCTTTACAGCGACCCATGCACCATCAACGAGGCCCTTGTAAACTTCTCCAAAGCCACCTTTTccaattgtattgctaggttttaaAATTGGTGTGAGGTCATCCTTTTTGAAAAGCTTTATAATACTAGCCTTTTCTAATGTAGGACCACCATTCTTTCTGTATAACTCACGCCTCATATGCCTCTCTCTCCGCACGATGATAATGAATGCTATGAATGCCAAGAGAAGAATACCACCTATTATACCTACATGGACAAAGAACCAACTTCACTAGTTAGTTGACCGAATTTTCATATATTACTATGTGAGGTAAAGATTAGATCAGATATGATACTGTAGATCTGTGTAATCATAACTAAGCAGACAATTATATATTTCATTCActttcaaacttttttttgagTGTTCACCGGGGGGAGTAAAAGCTCCCGCCTGAAACTTATGATGAAAAATCTACCATTCATCATTCAACCCATCTCTAATAAATATACTCTCTGATGGTATTGTGCAATCCAAACATTGGAGAAATAAGATATATTTTGGGGAACACAACAACTATAAAAAATAATAGTACACTGGAATGAAATAAGTTCTGTGATGGTACCTATGGAAATCTGTGCAGGCAATGGGATAATAGGAGTGCAGGATTCCTTATATGGGTCATTGCTTTTATAACCTGTACCACAGTCGCATTTGTAATGTCCGTCGAAGTTCTTGCATTTACCGCGGCAAGAATAGTCTTCTGGACGTGCACATTCGTCTATGTCTGTATCATGCAAGTTCACAGAAATTATTCATCAGGACATTACGAAACCACATCTCATACAAATAGTAGTCTCTCCATTAATTCCAAAGCAATCGCATTCTAAACCTTAGCAGAAGACTAAATAAGTACATGTTATATGAATTATTTAGGGAAAGAGAACTGAGACCTAGTGAATAATAAATAATAATTATCTTGTTTTTTTACTTGTGTCTTTCATTTTCATTCTCTTATAGTATTTGTAAGATTAATTTACCTTATGTTAATGTTTGTAGAAACTAGTGCTTGCTAGGCTGCTATATACAGAACCAGTGCTATATCACCTGTCATATCATAGCGCTTCAATTGGGTAATGTTTGCATCTAGTAGGAGTAATAATAGAATTCCTAGGGAAAACAAGAAGCGTCGAATAAAGTTACCAGTGGTACTTACCGGTGCATCCATTGACAACGTAAGCGTTGCCTTCGTAGCCTGCGGTGCAGTTGCAGATGTAGCCAGGCCCATTCTTGGAGTCGACGCACTCACTGTGGACACTCTTGCAGGCGTACTCCGGCGCCGAAGCTGCGGCGGCGCATGTCCATGGCAGGGAGCCCTTGTCGCGGATGGCCCAGTCGAGTGACATGGGCATGCTGGTGGTTGACAGGGAGCCGTTGACGTCCGTGTGGATGAGGTCGGCCCTCTTGAAGGTGTAGTAGCCCCTGTCGACGATGAAGGCGTAGTCGCAGGGGCAGAACGTCTGGTTAGCGTGCGACCAGTATCCGCCAGTCTCGAAGGAGAGTATGCTTTGGGTGATCCCCGATGGGACGCCGACGCTGCAGCAGCCGATGCCCGTGCACGCGCCCTCAATCGGGCCGCTGGCGTCGTTGGCGTAGGCCACGCACGCCGTGTAGTACATGTAAGAGTGGCGTTCACCCGCCCCGGCCATGATTTGGACGTAGGTGTTGCAGCCAAGGATGACGAGCTCATTGAGGTCGCTGGAGATGCGGTACACGCCTTCCACGTCCAGGCCCAGCTCGCCGTAGTAAGACCCGGTGACGTAGCCGGTGACGTTGAAGCACTGCCACGACACCGGCCGCATCACCTGGGCCACGGGGTGCGGTGACACCGACAGGCTCAGCACCTGTATGTCCGGGCTGGTGCCCGTGCCCGCCATGACCGCCACCGAGTTGTTGATGCAGGAGATCTTGAAGCCCTTGCGGAAGCAGTCGTTGCCGCCGTCCTTGCCGATGCCGAAGGGGTAGGGGATGCTCACGTTGCCACACCTATTCACACATCCCGGCGACAGGGTGAGGGTCTCCGGCACGGGGGCTGACATTGTGGTGACGAGCAGCGCCGGCAGCACAAGTATCATCCACATCATAGATGAGCTTCCC contains:
- the LOC124662171 gene encoding wall-associated receptor kinase 4-like; amino-acid sequence: MGSSSMMWMILVLPALLVTTMSAPVPETLTLSPGCVNRCGNVSIPYPFGIGKDGGNDCFRKGFKISCINNSVAVMAGTGTSPDIQVLSLSVSPHPVAQVMRPVSWQCFNVTGYVTGSYYGELGLDVEGVYRISSDLNELVILGCNTYVQIMAGAGERHSYMYYTACVAYANDASGPIEGACTGIGCCSVGVPSGITQSILSFETGGYWSHANQTFCPCDYAFIVDRGYYTFKRADLIHTDVNGSLSTTSMPMSLDWAIRDKGSLPWTCAAAASAPEYACKSVHSECVDSKNGPGYICNCTAGYEGNAYVVNGCTDIDECARPEDYSCRGKCKNFDGHYKCDCGTGYKSNDPYKESCTPIIPLPAQISIGIIGGILLLAFIAFIIIVRRERHMRRELYRKNGGPTLEKASIIKLFKKDDLTPILKPSNTIGKGGFGEVYKGLVDGAWVAVKKPVRGNQMESDQFTNEIIIQSKVIHKNIVRLIGCCLEVDTPMLVYEFISQGSMDDILHGGEKKPLSLDARMNIAAEAAQGLAYMHSQANTVILHGDVKPANILLDDKFVPKISDFGISRLIARDNEHTALVIGDMTYMDPVYLQTGLLTAKSDVYSFGVVILELISRKKATHPSNTSLVNSFIENHKKGMKSTELFDPEIAVGADVGLLDSLTDLAMKCLDLDVDQRPTMTQVAEQLVAFIRSRQM